The Mucilaginibacter yixingensis genome window below encodes:
- a CDS encoding RagB/SusD family nutrient uptake outer membrane protein has protein sequence MKLRPILYTAALGAVMLGSCTKLNENTYASLPPSSFYNNETEALSSVANLYSAMGNVANVSAPWTISEIGSDEFVVPGRASGGWYDQNNIDIMLHKPTTTNTQIANAWTNIFSAIGSANYILENLNNSAAAASLKPEIAEAKALRAYFYFYALDFWGNVPIVTTSRLDQGNLPTNAARADVFKFVESEMLAAADGLPSASTVTAAYYPRMTKEAAYMVLATMYLNAQVYTGTQRWSDASAMCDKIISSGAYALEANVVDNFKVANKGKTKETIFAVSMDPTKNAGGNPFIIYAQPFADQQKYNLPFAPANGFSTFQVALDRYENQDNRKKLLEYGPQFYKDGVTPLLDSKGQQLNLINIVSYTAAADNEAYRVLKYVPDGATFSGISANNDLVVTRYADVLLTKAEAQFRLGNVAAALTLVNQVRARSNASALAALTLQNIEDERGREFIWEGHRRRDQIRFGDYFTGTWTFKTSTNDPLTLGVYPIPAVEQATNPNLKQNPGY, from the coding sequence ATGAAATTAAGACCAATACTATATACCGCCGCACTGGGCGCAGTTATGCTGGGCAGTTGTACAAAACTGAATGAGAACACTTATGCCAGCCTTCCGCCTTCAAGTTTTTATAATAATGAAACAGAAGCGCTGTCTTCGGTTGCTAACCTGTACTCGGCAATGGGTAACGTTGCCAACGTTTCTGCACCGTGGACCATCTCTGAAATTGGCTCTGATGAGTTTGTGGTACCAGGCCGCGCCAGCGGTGGTTGGTATGACCAGAATAATATTGATATTATGCTGCATAAACCAACAACTACTAACACGCAGATAGCTAATGCATGGACTAATATCTTTAGTGCTATTGGTTCTGCCAACTATATTCTGGAAAACCTGAACAATTCTGCAGCTGCTGCAAGTCTTAAACCGGAAATTGCCGAAGCCAAAGCTTTGCGCGCCTATTTCTATTTTTACGCTCTTGATTTCTGGGGTAATGTGCCTATTGTAACAACCTCACGCCTTGACCAGGGCAACTTGCCAACTAACGCTGCGCGCGCTGACGTGTTTAAGTTTGTTGAATCAGAAATGCTGGCTGCAGCAGACGGGTTGCCTTCTGCCAGTACAGTAACAGCGGCCTACTATCCTCGGATGACTAAAGAAGCGGCCTATATGGTGCTGGCTACCATGTATCTGAATGCGCAGGTATATACCGGTACTCAACGCTGGTCTGACGCTTCTGCCATGTGCGATAAGATCATCAGCAGCGGAGCTTACGCATTGGAGGCAAACGTGGTAGATAATTTTAAAGTTGCCAATAAAGGCAAAACCAAAGAAACCATTTTTGCTGTTTCAATGGATCCTACCAAAAATGCGGGAGGTAATCCATTTATTATCTATGCGCAGCCATTTGCAGATCAGCAGAAATATAACCTGCCATTTGCGCCGGCCAATGGTTTCTCAACCTTCCAGGTAGCGTTAGACCGTTATGAAAATCAGGATAACCGTAAAAAATTATTAGAGTACGGTCCGCAATTTTATAAAGACGGCGTTACGCCGTTGCTGGATAGCAAAGGTCAGCAGTTAAACCTGATTAACATTGTGAGCTATACTGCCGCCGCCGATAATGAGGCTTACCGCGTATTAAAATATGTGCCAGATGGGGCCACTTTCTCGGGCATCAGTGCTAATAACGATTTGGTGGTTACCCGTTATGCCGATGTTTTGTTAACCAAAGCCGAAGCCCAATTTCGTTTAGGTAATGTAGCTGCCGCATTAACATTGGTTAACCAGGTGCGTGCCCGTAGTAACGCCTCTGCATTGGCTGCATTAACCTTGCAGAACATTGAAGATGAACGCGGTCGCGAGTTTATCTGGGAAGGTCATCGTCGTAGAGATCAGATTCGTTTTGGCGACTACTTTACCGGTACCTGGACCTTTAAAACATCAACAAATGACCCACTAACGTTGGGCGTTTATCCAATTCCTGCCGTTGAGCAGGCAACAAACCCTAACCTGAAGCAAAACCCAGGATATTAA
- a CDS encoding alpha/beta hydrolase — protein sequence MKKYLLLLSLFCAGKTMAQSKEWLTGVPDTSFNINKDYRQNLKTYPFIKIAPDSVTAAVKEQRNLVYCQLGDRQLHIDAFTPVKKSKPTPAIIMVHGGGWRSGNHTQHIPLAQHLAALGYASFTVEYRLSTEALYPAGVNDIKSAIQWMHANAKKFNIDTNKIAILGFSAGGQLAALVGMTSGLNKFDALNFNKPHSSAVQAVIDIDGTLSFVSPDAWETQNQQTVAPSAWWMGYKRTERLDLWEEASPLSYAERNKLPFLFLNSSVERMHAGRDVFKTMMDKKGVYTQIINFKDTPHTFCLYRPWFDDVVKDIDVFLAKVFK from the coding sequence ATGAAAAAATACCTGTTGCTTTTAAGTCTGTTCTGCGCAGGCAAAACCATGGCTCAATCTAAAGAGTGGCTAACCGGCGTGCCCGACACCTCTTTTAACATCAACAAAGATTATCGCCAAAACTTAAAGACTTATCCTTTTATTAAGATTGCGCCAGATAGTGTTACCGCTGCCGTAAAAGAACAGCGCAACCTGGTTTATTGTCAGTTAGGCGATCGTCAATTACATATAGATGCCTTTACTCCGGTTAAAAAAAGCAAACCCACACCTGCTATAATTATGGTACATGGTGGTGGCTGGCGCTCAGGGAATCATACCCAGCACATTCCGCTGGCCCAGCATTTGGCGGCTTTGGGCTATGCCAGTTTTACGGTAGAGTACCGCTTGTCTACCGAGGCGCTGTATCCTGCCGGTGTTAATGATATTAAATCGGCTATCCAGTGGATGCACGCTAACGCTAAGAAATTTAATATCGATACCAATAAGATTGCTATCCTGGGCTTCTCTGCCGGCGGTCAACTGGCCGCGCTGGTGGGTATGACCTCAGGGCTGAATAAATTTGATGCGCTCAATTTCAACAAACCGCACTCCAGCGCTGTACAGGCGGTGATTGATATTGACGGTACGCTATCGTTCGTATCGCCCGATGCATGGGAAACACAGAATCAGCAAACGGTAGCGCCATCTGCCTGGTGGATGGGGTATAAGCGTACCGAACGTTTGGATCTGTGGGAAGAAGCCAGTCCACTAAGTTATGCAGAGCGTAATAAGCTGCCGTTCCTGTTCCTGAATAGTTCGGTTGAGCGGATGCATGCCGGTCGCGATGTGTTTAAAACCATGATGGATAAAAAAGGCGTATACACCCAGATCATCAACTTTAAAGATACACCACACACCTTTTGTTTATACCGACCATGGTTTGATGACGTGGTAAAAGATATTGATGTATTTTTAGCCAAAGTATTTAAATAA
- a CDS encoding glycoside hydrolase family 105 protein, whose product MLFPKLLKNSLPVLALAVMSVKPASAQNKQPYSQQMAHTVTTLWKDSLPTGNKWTYDQGVILKGFEGIWQDTGDRKYYDFIKYCLDKFVQPDGSIRTYRMDEHNLDYVLCGRNVLTLYKQTKEEKYLKALQMLRSQLATQPRTFDGGFWHKKRYTNQMWLDGLYMAEPFYAEYAATFHEDSVFNDVARQFILMEQHSRDDKTGLLYHAWDAAKAERWADPKTGRSPHVWGRAMGWYGMALVDALTQFPADHPKRKELIAILQRYADAVTRFQDKPTGLWYDIVDMGTEKGNYLEASASCMFVYALAKGVREGFLPASYLPVAQKGYDGIIKKFIRTDERGLLVLDGTVQVSGLGGKPYRDGSYAYYMSEKVITNDAKGVGAFLQASVEMERAAKNKK is encoded by the coding sequence ATGTTATTTCCTAAGCTCTTGAAGAACAGCCTGCCCGTGTTGGCCCTGGCAGTAATGTCCGTTAAACCGGCATCGGCACAAAACAAACAGCCATACTCGCAGCAAATGGCCCACACGGTAACCACCCTGTGGAAAGACAGCCTGCCCACCGGCAACAAGTGGACCTATGACCAGGGCGTGATCCTGAAAGGGTTCGAAGGCATTTGGCAGGATACCGGCGACAGGAAATACTACGATTTTATAAAATACTGCCTGGACAAGTTTGTGCAGCCCGATGGCAGCATCCGCACCTATCGTATGGATGAGCACAATCTGGACTATGTGCTTTGCGGTCGCAACGTCCTCACCTTATATAAACAAACTAAAGAAGAAAAATACCTGAAGGCCCTGCAGATGCTGCGCAGCCAGCTGGCTACCCAACCGCGCACTTTTGACGGCGGCTTTTGGCACAAGAAACGTTACACCAACCAAATGTGGCTGGACGGACTGTACATGGCAGAGCCATTTTATGCCGAGTACGCCGCAACGTTTCACGAAGACTCTGTTTTTAATGATGTAGCCCGTCAGTTTATCCTGATGGAGCAGCACTCACGTGATGATAAAACCGGCTTACTATACCACGCCTGGGATGCCGCCAAAGCCGAGCGCTGGGCCGACCCGAAGACCGGTCGCTCACCTCATGTATGGGGTAGGGCAATGGGTTGGTACGGTATGGCTTTGGTTGATGCGTTGACGCAATTCCCGGCTGATCATCCTAAACGTAAAGAACTCATTGCCATACTGCAGCGCTACGCGGATGCAGTAACCCGCTTTCAGGACAAGCCAACCGGCTTGTGGTATGACATTGTAGATATGGGAACCGAGAAAGGTAATTATCTCGAGGCATCAGCGTCGTGCATGTTTGTGTATGCCCTGGCCAAAGGCGTGCGCGAAGGTTTCTTACCGGCCAGCTACCTGCCGGTGGCACAAAAGGGTTATGATGGCATTATCAAAAAATTTATCCGTACGGATGAGCGTGGTTTGCTGGTTCTGGACGGTACCGTACAAGTGAGCGGCCTGGGCGGTAAGCCTTACCGCGATGGCAGTTATGCTTATTATATGAGTGAGAAGGTGATTACCAATGATGCCAAGGGCGTAGGGGCATTCCTTCAGGCCAGTGTAGAGATGGAACGTGCCGCTAAAAACAAAAAGTAA
- a CDS encoding pectinesterase family protein, translating to MKFLNKLGLSIVTLLLVIVSIASAKDKIVVAQDGSGDYRTVQEAVNAVPDHSTKTVTIFIKNGTYKEKLTVPEGKNHITMIGESRDKTILTYDDFASKPDAAGKNIGTSGSSSVFIFGDDFTAVNITFQNSAGPVGQAVAMRVTGTRAYFQNCAFLGFQDTLYTHGFGTVEFYRDCYIEGTVDFIFGAATSWFENCSIFCKKGGGYASAAAQPDSVKYGYVFNNCHLSGDAAPQAFALGRPWRPYAKTVYINCDLGDRISAKGWQEWSNEKDLSTTYYAEYKSKSTVTPQRPAWTHQLTDAEAAVYTPANVLGGWVPKVVKL from the coding sequence ATGAAATTTTTGAATAAGCTAGGTCTTTCCATCGTTACTTTACTGCTGGTTATCGTCAGTATCGCATCGGCTAAAGACAAAATTGTAGTTGCCCAGGATGGCAGCGGCGATTACCGCACCGTGCAGGAAGCCGTTAACGCTGTGCCCGATCACTCCACAAAAACTGTTACCATCTTTATCAAGAACGGTACCTACAAAGAAAAGCTGACCGTTCCCGAGGGCAAAAACCATATCACTATGATTGGTGAGAGCCGCGATAAAACCATCCTTACTTATGATGATTTTGCCTCAAAGCCAGATGCCGCCGGCAAAAATATCGGTACATCAGGCTCATCAAGCGTTTTTATTTTTGGCGATGATTTTACCGCGGTAAACATCACATTCCAAAACTCAGCCGGACCGGTAGGCCAGGCCGTAGCCATGCGTGTTACCGGCACCAGGGCTTATTTCCAGAACTGCGCATTTCTGGGCTTTCAGGATACTTTGTATACCCATGGTTTCGGCACGGTGGAGTTTTACCGCGATTGTTATATTGAAGGTACCGTCGATTTTATTTTCGGCGCGGCTACTTCATGGTTCGAGAACTGCTCCATTTTCTGTAAAAAAGGCGGAGGTTATGCATCCGCCGCGGCTCAGCCAGACTCGGTTAAATATGGCTACGTATTTAACAATTGCCATCTGAGTGGCGATGCCGCTCCGCAGGCCTTTGCGCTTGGCCGCCCGTGGAGACCGTATGCCAAAACCGTATATATCAATTGCGATCTGGGCGACCGTATCAGCGCCAAAGGCTGGCAGGAATGGTCGAACGAGAAAGACCTGTCTACCACTTATTATGCCGAATACAAGAGCAAATCAACCGTAACGCCACAGCGCCCGGCATGGACACACCAGTTAACCGATGCCGAAGCTGCAGTTTATACGCCTGCCAATGTGTTGGGCGGTTGGGTGCCCAAAGTAGTTAAGCTGTAA
- a CDS encoding glycoside hydrolase family 3 C-terminal domain-containing protein: MRKILAPISAALLTVALFTGFKGARHHFDYPFQDPALSMEQRVNDLVSRMTLEEKVGQMLNSAPAIPRLGVPAYNWWNECLHGVARTPFKVTVYPQAIAMAATWDRNSIHTMADYTADEGRAIYNQSIKDDKHGIYLGLTYWTPNINIFRDPRWGRGQETYGEDPYLTGEIGRSFVLGLQGNDPKYLKAAGCAKHYAVHSGPEELRHKFNTDVSDYDLWDTYLPAFRKLVVDAKVAGVMCAYNALKGQPCCGSDLLMTNILRNKWSFKGYVTSDCGGIDDFYKKNGHLAQPDAESAAADAVLHGTDVECGKVTYLSLLQAVKNGKLSEDQLNTSLKRLFMTRFRLGMFDPADAVKYNNIGKEALEAPAHTAQALKMAHQSIVLLKNSNNTLPLSKSLKKIAVLGPNADNAVSVLGNYNGTPSHVVTALEGIKSKLSKNTEVVYEKGVDFVADSTTNLNFQSTIDKVKDADVIVYVGGIAPQLEGEEMKVNKAGFHGGDKTSILLPGLQTEFLKALKATGKPVVFVMMTGSAVATPWEAQNLPAIVNAWYGGQSAGTAIADVLFGDYNPAGRLPVTFYASDKDLPDFEDYSMANRTYRYFKGTPLFGFGYGLSFSKFEYGDVTAPATIAKGQNLVVHVKVTNKSTRDGEEVTELYLTHKGLKQRTAIRALKGFERTFIKAGQTKDVAFTIPVSDLSVVNADGELVQLPGKLELSVGGSQPDAKSVVEKRTVAKTITLL; the protein is encoded by the coding sequence ATGAGAAAAATTCTTGCGCCAATTAGTGCCGCTTTGCTAACAGTGGCCCTGTTTACGGGATTTAAAGGAGCCCGTCATCATTTTGATTACCCTTTTCAAGATCCCGCGTTAAGCATGGAGCAGCGCGTTAACGATCTGGTTAGCCGCATGACGCTGGAAGAAAAAGTGGGCCAGATGCTCAACTCGGCACCGGCCATCCCCCGCCTGGGTGTACCCGCCTATAACTGGTGGAACGAGTGTTTGCATGGCGTAGCGCGCACACCGTTTAAGGTGACGGTTTACCCGCAGGCTATTGCCATGGCCGCTACCTGGGATCGTAACTCTATCCATACCATGGCCGATTACACGGCCGATGAAGGCAGAGCCATTTATAACCAGAGCATTAAAGATGATAAGCACGGCATTTACCTAGGCCTGACTTACTGGACACCCAACATCAACATATTCAGAGACCCACGCTGGGGCCGCGGACAGGAAACTTATGGGGAAGACCCATATCTGACCGGCGAGATCGGTCGCTCTTTTGTACTGGGCTTACAGGGTAACGACCCTAAATATTTAAAAGCAGCCGGTTGCGCCAAGCACTATGCAGTGCACTCAGGCCCGGAAGAACTACGCCACAAATTCAATACCGATGTAAGTGATTATGACCTGTGGGATACTTACCTGCCAGCCTTCCGCAAGCTGGTGGTTGACGCTAAAGTGGCCGGTGTAATGTGTGCCTACAATGCGTTGAAAGGCCAGCCCTGCTGCGGCAGCGATTTATTGATGACCAACATTTTGCGCAACAAATGGAGCTTTAAAGGCTACGTAACATCAGATTGTGGCGGTATCGATGATTTCTACAAAAAGAATGGTCACCTTGCCCAGCCTGATGCCGAGAGCGCCGCTGCCGATGCAGTTCTGCATGGCACCGATGTGGAGTGTGGCAAAGTTACCTATCTATCGCTATTGCAAGCGGTTAAAAATGGGAAGCTAAGTGAAGATCAACTGAATACATCACTTAAAAGACTATTCATGACCCGTTTCCGTTTGGGTATGTTTGATCCGGCTGATGCGGTGAAATATAACAACATTGGCAAAGAGGCGTTGGAAGCACCTGCACACACTGCACAGGCGCTAAAGATGGCACACCAATCTATCGTACTCCTGAAAAATAGCAACAACACCTTGCCACTCAGCAAAAGCCTGAAAAAGATTGCCGTACTGGGACCAAATGCTGACAACGCCGTAAGTGTACTGGGTAACTATAACGGTACCCCATCACACGTAGTTACCGCGCTGGAAGGCATCAAATCAAAACTGAGTAAAAACACAGAGGTGGTTTATGAAAAAGGCGTTGATTTTGTGGCCGACTCTACCACCAACCTCAACTTCCAATCAACAATAGATAAGGTAAAAGATGCCGATGTAATTGTGTACGTTGGCGGCATTGCCCCGCAGTTGGAAGGCGAAGAGATGAAAGTGAACAAAGCCGGTTTCCACGGCGGCGATAAAACCAGCATCCTGCTGCCAGGCTTGCAAACCGAGTTTTTAAAAGCACTGAAAGCCACAGGCAAACCGGTGGTATTTGTGATGATGACCGGATCGGCCGTTGCTACACCTTGGGAAGCACAGAACCTGCCGGCCATTGTTAACGCCTGGTATGGCGGCCAGTCGGCGGGTACCGCCATTGCCGATGTACTTTTTGGCGATTACAACCCTGCAGGCCGTTTACCGGTAACTTTTTATGCGTCTGACAAAGACTTGCCTGATTTTGAGGATTACTCTATGGCCAACCGCACCTACCGCTACTTTAAAGGTACGCCGCTGTTTGGCTTTGGCTATGGTCTTAGCTTCTCCAAGTTCGAGTACGGTGACGTTACCGCTCCTGCAACCATCGCTAAGGGCCAAAACCTGGTGGTACACGTAAAAGTAACCAACAAAAGCACCCGCGACGGCGAAGAGGTAACCGAGCTTTACCTTACCCACAAAGGCCTGAAACAACGTACCGCCATCCGCGCGCTAAAAGGTTTTGAGCGCACGTTTATCAAAGCCGGTCAAACTAAAGATGTGGCCTTTACCATTCCGGTAAGCGATCTATCGGTAGTTAACGCAGATGGCGAACTGGTACAACTCCCGGGAAAGCTGGAGCTGAGCGTTGGCGGCAGCCAGCCGGATGCTAAGAGTGTGGTGGAGAAACGCACTGTTGCTAAAACAATCACTCTACTATAA
- a CDS encoding glycoside hydrolase family 43 protein, producing the protein MHRTKILITGLLFACFAISANAQKKIKVPKEKDMGAYLMVYFKDDTHGLYFALSKDGYTFTDVNRAKPIIAGDTIAEQKGIRDPYIYRDPQTGWFYMALTDLHIYGQQAGYRTTQWERDGAQYGWGNNRGLVLLKSPDLVHWSHTVLRVDKAFPELADIGCAWAPEMIYDDTRKQTMLYFTMRFGNGKNKVYYTYMDKDFTRMETQPKPIFEYPKAGTEYIDADITKVGNKYHMFYCSHDGTAGIKQAISDSVNTGYQYNPDWVDPEKHGCEAPNIFKRIGQNKWVLIYDIYGIKPQNFGFSETSDFVHFTDLGHFNEGVMKASNFAIPKHPAVILITRKEAQRIAANWHMDEKY; encoded by the coding sequence ATGCATCGAACTAAAATATTAATTACCGGTTTGCTGTTTGCCTGCTTTGCCATAAGTGCAAACGCGCAAAAGAAGATCAAAGTGCCCAAAGAGAAAGACATGGGCGCTTACCTGATGGTTTACTTTAAAGACGACACCCATGGCCTATACTTTGCGTTGAGCAAAGACGGCTACACCTTTACCGATGTAAACCGGGCCAAACCTATTATTGCCGGCGATACCATTGCCGAGCAGAAAGGCATCCGCGACCCCTACATTTACCGCGACCCACAAACCGGCTGGTTTTATATGGCGCTGACCGATCTGCACATTTACGGCCAGCAAGCCGGTTACCGCACTACCCAGTGGGAACGCGATGGTGCGCAATATGGCTGGGGCAACAACCGCGGACTGGTCCTGCTCAAATCGCCGGATCTGGTGCACTGGTCGCACACCGTGCTGAGGGTTGACAAAGCCTTCCCAGAACTGGCAGACATTGGCTGTGCCTGGGCACCTGAAATGATCTATGACGACACCCGCAAGCAAACCATGCTTTACTTTACCATGCGCTTTGGCAACGGCAAAAACAAAGTGTACTACACTTACATGGATAAGGATTTTACCCGTATGGAAACCCAGCCAAAGCCCATATTTGAATACCCTAAAGCAGGCACCGAATATATTGACGCTGATATAACCAAGGTGGGCAACAAGTATCACATGTTCTATTGCTCACACGATGGTACGGCCGGCATCAAACAGGCCATATCAGATTCGGTTAATACCGGCTATCAGTATAACCCAGACTGGGTTGACCCTGAAAAACATGGCTGCGAGGCACCCAACATTTTTAAACGCATTGGTCAAAACAAGTGGGTGCTGATCTATGATATCTACGGCATTAAACCGCAAAACTTCGGTTTCAGCGAGACGTCTGATTTTGTTCACTTTACAGATCTGGGGCACTTTAACGAGGGCGTAATGAAGGCCAGTAATTTTGCCATCCCCAAACACCCGGCGGTTATTTTGATTACCCGTAAAGAGGCGCAGCGCATTGCGGCCAATTGGCACATGGACGAGAAGTATTAG
- a CDS encoding beta-galactosidase: MARSFMNKLLILLMLCIGMISTSLHAQQPGGTFTLGNKQFLLNGKPFVIRAAELHYARIPREYWEHRIQECKAMGMNTICIYLFWNLHEQQPGVFDFTGQNDVAAFVKLIQKNGMYCMVRPGPYVCAEWEMGGLPWWLLKKPDLQVRTLADPYFMDRTKQFLKAAAGQLAPLQIQNGGNIIMVQVENEYGAYGGDQAYMEAIRDAVRGAGFDKVQLFRCDWSSNFTKYKLDGVATTLNFGAGSNIDNQFKKFQEVYPEAPLMCSEYWTGWFDHFGRPHETRSIESFIGSLKDMCDKKISFSLYMAHGGTSFGQWGGANSPPYSAMVASYDYNAPIGEQGNITDKFWAVRNLLKNYLNEGETLPDPPAEKPVIEIPAFSLNETASLFDNLPAVKKSQQIKPMEAFDQGWGRILYRTSIPASPNKRKLVITEVHDWANVFINGKQVGILDRRRGDNTLEIPATPANAQLDILVEATGRVNYGKAIIDRKGITEKVELTDGNKTTSLENWSVYNFPVDYAFQKQHAFTPKKTNGPAWHRGTFTLTETGDTFLDMSTWGKGMVWLNGHNLGRFWKIGPQQTMFAPGVWLKKGQNEVIVLDVDKPTQTTMAGLKQPILDKINPDESLSHRRKDQNLDLSKENVINQGEFPAGDGWKEVSFDKAYTGRYLCFEALSAQKPGDPLTTVAEIELTGADGKSISSLKWKVIYADSEETIASNSTADKVFDSQESTFWQSRSTGASPAQPHQFVLDLGENVAVKGFRYLPRSDKKPNGMVKNYKVYFKATPFHF, encoded by the coding sequence ATGGCCAGATCATTTATGAATAAACTACTGATCTTGTTGATGCTCTGCATCGGCATGATCAGTACATCACTCCACGCCCAGCAACCCGGCGGAACGTTTACCCTCGGCAACAAGCAGTTTCTGCTGAATGGCAAGCCATTCGTGATCAGGGCGGCAGAGCTGCATTATGCCCGCATCCCGCGCGAGTATTGGGAGCACCGCATACAGGAGTGCAAGGCCATGGGCATGAACACCATTTGCATTTACCTGTTCTGGAACCTGCATGAGCAACAGCCCGGCGTTTTTGATTTTACCGGTCAGAATGATGTGGCGGCCTTTGTAAAACTCATTCAAAAGAATGGCATGTACTGTATGGTACGCCCCGGCCCTTATGTTTGCGCCGAGTGGGAAATGGGCGGGCTGCCCTGGTGGCTGCTCAAAAAGCCCGACCTGCAGGTACGCACCCTGGCCGATCCGTATTTTATGGATCGCACCAAACAATTCCTCAAAGCCGCAGCGGGTCAACTGGCACCGCTGCAAATCCAGAACGGGGGCAACATTATTATGGTGCAGGTAGAGAATGAGTATGGTGCCTACGGCGGCGATCAGGCTTATATGGAAGCCATACGCGATGCCGTGCGCGGCGCGGGCTTTGATAAAGTGCAGCTGTTCCGCTGCGATTGGTCGTCAAACTTTACCAAGTACAAGCTTGATGGTGTGGCTACCACGCTCAACTTTGGTGCGGGTTCTAACATTGATAATCAGTTTAAAAAATTCCAGGAGGTATATCCCGAAGCCCCATTGATGTGCAGCGAGTACTGGACGGGGTGGTTTGACCATTTTGGTCGCCCACATGAAACGCGTTCGATTGAAAGCTTCATAGGCAGTTTGAAAGATATGTGCGATAAGAAGATTTCCTTCAGTTTGTACATGGCGCATGGCGGTACATCTTTCGGTCAGTGGGGTGGCGCTAATTCTCCGCCGTATTCGGCCATGGTGGCGTCTTATGATTATAATGCGCCTATAGGCGAGCAGGGTAACATCACCGATAAGTTTTGGGCGGTACGCAACCTGCTGAAAAACTATTTGAATGAGGGCGAAACCCTGCCAGACCCTCCTGCCGAAAAACCGGTGATCGAAATACCTGCATTTTCGTTAAATGAAACGGCATCGTTATTTGATAATCTTCCTGCGGTTAAGAAAAGTCAGCAGATCAAACCAATGGAGGCCTTTGATCAGGGTTGGGGACGAATTTTGTATCGCACCAGCATCCCGGCATCTCCAAACAAAAGAAAACTGGTGATTACCGAGGTGCACGATTGGGCCAACGTGTTTATCAACGGCAAACAAGTAGGCATTTTGGACCGCCGTCGTGGTGATAATACATTAGAGATACCTGCCACACCGGCCAACGCACAACTGGATATATTGGTTGAGGCTACTGGCCGCGTAAACTATGGTAAAGCGATCATTGACCGCAAAGGGATCACCGAAAAGGTTGAACTAACCGATGGCAACAAAACTACATCGCTTGAAAACTGGAGCGTTTATAATTTCCCGGTTGATTATGCTTTTCAAAAACAGCACGCTTTTACTCCGAAGAAAACCAACGGACCAGCCTGGCATCGCGGTACTTTCACGCTGACAGAAACGGGTGATACTTTTCTGGATATGAGCACGTGGGGCAAAGGCATGGTTTGGTTAAATGGCCATAACCTGGGCCGGTTCTGGAAAATCGGTCCGCAGCAAACTATGTTTGCGCCTGGGGTATGGCTAAAGAAAGGCCAGAACGAAGTAATTGTGCTGGATGTAGATAAACCAACACAAACCACTATGGCCGGCTTAAAACAGCCAATTCTGGATAAGATCAATCCTGATGAATCACTATCGCATCGTCGTAAAGATCAAAACCTTGATCTGAGTAAAGAAAACGTTATCAATCAGGGCGAATTCCCTGCCGGGGATGGTTGGAAAGAAGTAAGTTTTGATAAAGCTTACACTGGTCGCTATCTCTGCTTTGAAGCGTTGAGCGCCCAAAAACCGGGGGACCCGCTCACCACCGTTGCAGAAATTGAGCTGACCGGCGCCGACGGCAAATCTATCTCTTCACTTAAATGGAAAGTGATTTATGCCGATAGCGAAGAAACCATTGCCAGCAACAGCACTGCCGATAAGGTTTTTGACTCGCAGGAGTCTACCTTCTGGCAAAGCCGCTCTACCGGGGCATCACCCGCGCAGCCACACCAGTTTGTGCTGGATCTGGGCGAAAACGTAGCCGTTAAAGGTTTCAGGTATCTGCCGCGCTCTGATAAAAAACCCAATGGCATGGTGAAAAATTACAAGGTTTACTTTAAGGCCACGCCGTTCCATTTTTAA